One window from the genome of Lathamus discolor isolate bLatDis1 chromosome 24, bLatDis1.hap1, whole genome shotgun sequence encodes:
- the ACKR1 gene encoding atypical chemokine receptor 1 — protein sequence MGNCIPVSPSLLESRNSLLDLMELMGNFSYEDDDAGNETSLDYGAAPCHNQYCSVFQRVAPPFLAVTSAMAVLGTAALLLALAKRPQWPQSRALVAQLAMGTGLLAAVLPAMALGIGQGWRLGTALCRLMHLLWYWSLFAQGLLVASGTCGRFWCRWDARSRRLAVAVWALALLLATPGALTSGTVAVPEPSCLRRSVDLMSPVNLLHLGLCLCLFLLLPVAVPAAALAVPQWRARWAPDLASSWVFLALWVPYGAALATELLLHSQVLPQTCGTFQHFDYALGLSEALGLLHCWMGPAAVLLAARLCHTGTGTGPSPHSVAPAP from the exons ATGGGCAACTGCATCCCGGTG AGCCCCAGCCTCCTGGAGAGCAGGAATTCCCTGCTGGACCTGATGGAGCTCATGGGCAACTTCTCCTATGAGGATGATGATGCCGGCAACGAGACCTCTCTGGACTATGGGGCTGCACCGTGCCATAACCAATACTGCTCCGTCTTCCAGCGCGTGGCTCCCCCGTTCCTGGCTGTCACCAGCGCCATGGCCGTGCTGGGCACTGCGgcgctgctgctggcactggccaAGCGGCCCCAATGGCCACAGAGCCGGGCGCTGGTGGCACAGTTGGCCATGGGGACGGGGCTGTTGGCCGCAGTGCTGCCGGCCATGGCACTGGGCATCGGGCAGGGCTGGCGGCTGGGCACGGCGCTGTGCCGGCTCATGCACCTCCTCTGGTACTGGAGCCTCTTTGCCCAGGGGCTGCTGGTGGCCTCCGGCACCTGCGGCCGCTTCTGGTGCCGTTGGGATGCGCGGAGCCGGCGCTTGGCCGTGGCTGTGTGGGCCCTGGCGCTGCTCTTGGCGACCCCGGGGGCTCTTACCAGCGGCACCGTGGCGGTGCCGGAGCCGAGCTGCCTCCGGCGCAGCGTGGACCTCATGTCCCCGGTGAACCTCCTGCACCTCGgcctctgcctctgcctcttcctgctgctgccagtggcAGTGCCCGCGGCTGCGCTGGCCGTGCCGCAGTGGAGGGCGCGATGGGCGCCGGACCTGGCTTCGAGCTGGGTGTTCCTGGCGCTGTGGGTGCCGTACGGCGCGGCGCTGGCCACggagctgctcctgcacagCCAGGTCCTGCCGCAGACCTGCGGCACCTTCCAGCACTTCGACTACGCGCTGGGGCTGAGCGAGGCgctggggctgctgcactgctggATGGGGCCCGCCGCGGTGCTGCTGGCTGCCCGGCTCTGCCACACCGGCACTGGTACCGGCCCCTCGCCCCATAGCGTCGCTCCTGCCCCATAG